A window of Candidatus Neomarinimicrobiota bacterium genomic DNA:
TGTGAAGCGACTTCAGCCAACTGGATCTCTCCAGCGGTGAAGGCGTACTCTTGACCTTCAAGGGCCGCCTGAAGCTGGCCCAGCACCTGGGTTACCATCCCTCGCACTGCTTCCAGATGCTCATCAACGATCTCTTCGGGCGTTTCGCCTCCAGCCATCCAGCTGAAAATCAACCCCGCCAGGGACTTATCCATGAGGAAAAAGTGCTCGTAAGCCACATCGGTAGTGCTACCAAAGGTGACTTTTAACAGCGGGTACTCGTGATCGGGCGCAAAGTCCCCGGTCAGGGATGCAGGATCATCAGATTCTATGGCGATCTTTTCATGAAGCGTCTGTGCGCTAACCTCACTCAAGACAGGCAGCAACTGTTTCAGCGCGGCCTGGTATCTTTGGCTGAGCTCATCATACTGCATGGCTTTCTTCCTCTTCAACTAACTCGGTTATGAGGATGGCGCGGTATTTGTCCCGCCTGCCAACCACGCCCTTGAACATGGGCTTGTCTTTCACGTAGACGACATTTCCCTCCCCAGGCTTCTCCTTCAACACCAGGAGATCTCCCGCCTGTAGATTAATGAAATCCTGGATGGTAATGGTGGTGCCCCCCAGGTTTGCCTTAATCGGGCAGGTAACTCTCAGCAGGTGATCTGCCATTAGATCACGCCCTTCAGAACTGATATCCCCTGACCCGAACTGG
This region includes:
- a CDS encoding FliM/FliN family flagellar motor switch protein, giving the protein QFGSGDISSEGRDLMADHLLRVTCPIKANLGGTTITIQDFINLQAGDLLVLKEKPGEGNVVYVKDKPMFKGVVGRRDKYRAILITELVEEEESHAV